One Silene latifolia isolate original U9 population chromosome 4, ASM4854445v1, whole genome shotgun sequence DNA segment encodes these proteins:
- the LOC141651872 gene encoding uncharacterized protein LOC141651872, translating into MGPVWYLGKRLARQCSRDMLTVPIDPPRTMFREPSEAEMETDLAGVGGDALLLPGEDYSAFLYGRLAYWPVVEVEAAGIEPPEYPETLEYTDATGRTTLSELRDFDVAVRDAGLDDWQHLIRRVAPSRFVALWRVANRLRATAIEALVGGRGRQV; encoded by the exons atgggtcctgtgtggtacttgggcaaacgcttggctcgtcagtgctctcgggatatgttgacggttcccatcgatcctcctaggacgatgttcagggagccttctgaggctgagatggagactgacttggctggcgttggtggtgacgcccttcttcttcctggcgaggactactcggcgttcctctacgggaggttggcgtactggccggttgtg gaggtcgaggcggcgggcatcgagcccccagagtaccctgagacccttgagtacacagacgcgaccgggaggacgacgctctccgagctgcgtgacttcgaCGTGGCTGTTagggatgctggcttggacgattggcagcatctgattcggagg gttgcgccgtctcggtttgtggcgttatggagggtggccaaccggctgcgagctactgccatcgaggcactcgtcggcggtcgaggtcgtcaggtatga